Proteins encoded in a region of the Gemmatimonadaceae bacterium genome:
- a CDS encoding alpha/beta fold hydrolase, producing the protein MGLYTPASALVTVAALVAAQREMRARHREQGFDARFAGRRTAEGIIAGAEGFVLDGFTDRAVVLLHGYNDSPQTMRSPAAAMHAAGWSVYAPLLPGHGRSLRAFAATDADAWLATARDTLANALARHRRVAVGGLSMGGAIAMILAAEEPSVRAAVLFSPFLVQSWRLAAIAALWPLVNLGAKYLGGGGTGRSIRDPQARASLIAYGCSPPRLMREVQRVARRARAALPHVHQPVWIAQSGDDYRISREQAQRAFDRLASGDKRLHWTTGNGHVITVDYGHEELASEAVHWLDSRVPAH; encoded by the coding sequence ATGGGACTCTACACGCCGGCGTCGGCCCTCGTCACCGTCGCGGCGCTCGTGGCGGCGCAGCGCGAGATGCGCGCACGTCACCGCGAGCAGGGGTTTGATGCACGGTTCGCCGGGCGGCGCACGGCAGAGGGGATCATCGCGGGCGCGGAAGGATTCGTGCTGGACGGGTTCACCGACCGCGCGGTCGTCCTCCTGCACGGGTACAACGATTCGCCACAGACGATGCGATCGCCGGCCGCGGCGATGCACGCGGCGGGGTGGTCCGTCTACGCGCCGCTGCTGCCCGGACACGGCCGCTCGTTGCGCGCGTTTGCCGCCACGGACGCCGACGCGTGGCTCGCCACGGCCCGCGACACGCTGGCCAACGCGCTCGCGCGCCATCGGCGCGTGGCCGTGGGCGGACTGTCGATGGGTGGTGCGATCGCGATGATTCTCGCCGCCGAGGAGCCGTCCGTCCGCGCGGCCGTGCTCTTCTCCCCATTCCTGGTGCAGAGCTGGCGGTTGGCGGCAATTGCGGCGCTGTGGCCGCTGGTGAATCTCGGAGCCAAGTACCTGGGAGGTGGTGGCACGGGGCGTTCGATCCGCGATCCACAGGCCCGCGCGTCACTGATTGCGTATGGCTGCTCGCCGCCACGCCTGATGCGCGAGGTGCAGCGGGTCGCGCGGCGGGCGCGAGCGGCGCTGCCGCATGTGCACCAGCCCGTGTGGATCGCACAGTCCGGAGACGACTACCGCATTTCGCGCGAGCAGGCCCAGCGCGCCTTCGATCGGCTCGCGTCGGGCGACAAGCGCCTGCACTGGACCACCGGCAACGGCCACGTGATCACCGTAGACTACGGACACGAGGAATTGGCGTCGGAAGCGGTACACTGGCTCGATTCACGAGTCCCCGCGCACTAG
- a CDS encoding cold-shock protein, which translates to MSRITGTVKWFNDAKGFGFISREGGPDVFVHYSAISSSGFKSLAEGDQVEFEIVQGQKGPQANEVIKL; encoded by the coding sequence ATGTCACGCATTACGGGCACCGTGAAGTGGTTCAACGACGCGAAGGGCTTCGGCTTCATCTCGCGTGAAGGCGGGCCGGACGTTTTCGTCCACTACAGCGCCATCTCCTCGAGCGGCTTCAAGTCGCTGGCGGAAGGAGACCAGGTGGAGTTTGAGATCGTGCAGGGCCAGAAGGGCCCGCAGGCGAACGAAGTCATCAAGCTCTAG
- a CDS encoding oxidative damage protection protein gives MPMITCARCGQQKEGFERPPFPGAMGARILDGTCQDCWELWKKQQTMLINHYGLNVMDPQARQFLTRNMEAFLFKAGRQDDVDTTKQGQITY, from the coding sequence ATGCCCATGATCACCTGTGCCCGCTGCGGCCAGCAGAAGGAAGGATTCGAGCGGCCGCCGTTTCCCGGCGCCATGGGCGCGCGCATTCTGGACGGGACGTGCCAGGACTGCTGGGAGCTGTGGAAGAAGCAGCAGACGATGCTGATCAACCACTACGGCCTGAACGTGATGGATCCGCAGGCCCGGCAATTCCTGACGCGCAACATGGAGGCGTTCCTGTTCAAGGCCGGGCGGCAGGACGACGTCGACACGACGAAGCAAGGGCAGATCACGTACTAG
- a CDS encoding DUF4956 domain-containing protein has translation MNSSGKKVPVWDNILLRTTLYYLVLGVAAYWMDGISVGGIGSQAGIETFNALTSKKDLVTASGDSGPAAIHAVFAMLSAFLFALPVAWVYVLTRQKKGYSQSVVQALMVLPVVIAGIVVLVKYSLILAFALGGIVAAVRFRTTLEDTKDAAAIFCVTGIGLASAVDPGIAAVLSVGFNLLTVGLWATEFGRSPASLEGRRAQKQLERALSMASRTGTFVAKMDDEVLKSLAPEQLEALADRAWKRKKKIASEAADTPHREFSFLLRVPCTDPDVTRPLIEPEFGSLFKDWKYMGAERADDGCRIAEYGVELAETVTRGVIFDVLRAVPGAGVSRVELR, from the coding sequence GTGAACAGCTCCGGCAAGAAGGTCCCGGTCTGGGACAACATCCTGCTCCGCACGACGTTGTACTACCTCGTGCTCGGCGTCGCCGCCTACTGGATGGACGGGATTTCGGTGGGCGGCATCGGGTCGCAGGCCGGAATCGAGACGTTCAACGCACTGACCTCCAAGAAGGACCTCGTCACCGCATCGGGAGACTCCGGTCCCGCGGCCATTCACGCCGTGTTCGCGATGCTGTCCGCCTTCCTCTTCGCCCTGCCCGTCGCCTGGGTGTATGTGCTCACCCGACAGAAGAAGGGGTACTCGCAGTCGGTCGTGCAGGCACTCATGGTGCTGCCCGTGGTGATCGCGGGCATCGTGGTCCTGGTGAAGTACTCGCTGATTCTGGCGTTTGCCCTTGGCGGCATCGTCGCGGCGGTGCGCTTCCGGACGACGCTCGAGGACACCAAGGACGCCGCCGCCATCTTCTGCGTCACCGGCATCGGCCTGGCTTCCGCCGTCGATCCGGGAATCGCGGCGGTCCTGTCCGTCGGCTTCAACCTGCTTACCGTCGGCCTCTGGGCGACGGAGTTTGGCCGCTCGCCCGCCTCGCTCGAGGGCAGGCGCGCGCAGAAACAGCTCGAGCGCGCACTCAGCATGGCCAGCCGGACGGGGACTTTCGTGGCCAAGATGGACGATGAGGTGCTGAAATCCCTCGCCCCAGAGCAGTTGGAGGCGCTGGCGGATCGCGCCTGGAAGCGCAAGAAGAAGATCGCCTCCGAAGCCGCCGACACGCCCCATCGCGAGTTTTCCTTTCTGCTGCGCGTCCCCTGCACCGATCCCGACGTGACGCGCCCCCTCATCGAGCCGGAGTTCGGCAGTCTGTTCAAGGACTGGAAATACATGGGCGCCGAGCGTGCCGATGACGGGTGTCGCATTGCGGAATACGGCGTGGAGCTGGCCGAGACGGTCACCCGCGGGGTGATCTTCGACGTTCTTCGTGCCGTGCCCGGCGCTGGGGTCAGTCGCGTGGAGCTACGATGA
- a CDS encoding MBL fold metallo-hydrolase: MSPTHHTPNGFRNPSPDGQLRGLGAMVRWGWERARHGRLFTASGGTPPGRVTHAVRQPRADSAELAMTWVGHSTFLIQVGGLNVLTDPVWSERCSPVPWAGPKRHVAPGIAFHELPPIDVVLQSHDHYDHFDDRTVRSIARSHPTAQWITSLGVARRLRARGVARVVELDWWQQHAESAWQVTGLPAQHFSGRSPFDRNRTLWGGFVLRIGPRAIYFVGDSGWHDGFAEIGRRCGPFDAILMPIGAYEPRWIMQPVHVNPEEAVRAYLALQQAHPASAPTMVGMHWGTFVLTDEPLDEPPRRARAAWQAAGLPADRLWVMSPGETRAQ; encoded by the coding sequence GTGTCTCCCACCCATCACACCCCGAACGGATTCCGGAATCCGTCTCCCGACGGCCAATTGCGCGGACTCGGCGCCATGGTGCGCTGGGGGTGGGAACGCGCACGCCACGGCCGGCTGTTCACGGCGAGCGGTGGCACGCCGCCGGGACGGGTGACGCATGCCGTGCGCCAGCCGCGTGCTGACAGCGCGGAACTCGCCATGACGTGGGTCGGGCACTCCACCTTTCTCATTCAGGTGGGCGGCCTGAATGTCCTCACCGATCCCGTCTGGAGCGAACGCTGTTCACCGGTGCCGTGGGCGGGCCCGAAGCGACACGTGGCGCCGGGCATCGCGTTCCACGAACTGCCGCCCATTGACGTCGTGCTGCAATCACACGATCACTACGACCACTTCGATGACCGGACGGTGCGGAGCATTGCCCGCAGCCATCCGACCGCCCAGTGGATTACGTCCCTCGGCGTCGCGCGCCGCCTCCGCGCGCGCGGCGTGGCCCGCGTGGTCGAGCTCGACTGGTGGCAGCAACACGCCGAGAGCGCCTGGCAGGTTACCGGTCTTCCGGCGCAGCATTTTTCCGGACGTTCGCCGTTCGACCGAAATCGTACGCTCTGGGGCGGCTTTGTGCTGCGCATCGGGCCTCGCGCCATCTACTTTGTCGGCGACAGCGGCTGGCACGACGGGTTCGCGGAGATCGGCCGGCGGTGCGGACCCTTCGACGCGATTCTCATGCCGATCGGCGCCTATGAACCGCGCTGGATCATGCAGCCCGTGCACGTGAATCCCGAAGAGGCGGTCCGGGCGTACCTGGCGCTCCAGCAGGCCCACCCGGCGTCCGCGCCGACGATGGTAGGCATGCACTGGGGAACGTTCGTCCTCACGGACGAGCCGCTCGACGAACCGCCGCGTCGCGCGCGTGCCGCCTGGCAGGCGGCGGGGCTTCCGGCAGATCGCCTCTGGGTGATGTCACCGGGTGAGACCCGCGCGCAGTAG
- a CDS encoding Smr/MutS family protein — protein MRRNSGAPVSRRPGGPAVAAAFDALRFGREQTLDLRSSLPTGVEAARRAEIFLRERQVTGAREVLVITGRGNQSLDGVPVVRPAVAALLAKLRRRGVVADWKEHTPGSFVVVPASIRTLLEAPRRHRTPVAPTPLDPAEFAGLAASTRRVLRRLAIRSLAALGAPDGESFVQDEMQRQFSILAASVSAGPHREARLRAAAERALDEMDDAE, from the coding sequence GTGCGGCGAAATAGCGGCGCACCTGTCAGCAGGCGGCCGGGAGGACCGGCCGTCGCCGCGGCCTTCGATGCGCTGCGGTTTGGTCGCGAGCAGACCCTCGACCTGCGTTCGAGCCTGCCCACGGGCGTCGAAGCCGCCCGCCGGGCCGAGATATTCCTCCGCGAACGGCAGGTGACCGGGGCCCGTGAGGTGCTCGTCATCACGGGGCGGGGAAACCAAAGCCTCGATGGCGTTCCGGTCGTGCGGCCGGCGGTGGCGGCGCTCCTCGCGAAGCTGCGCCGGCGCGGCGTGGTTGCGGACTGGAAGGAGCACACCCCGGGCTCATTCGTGGTCGTACCAGCATCGATTCGCACGCTCCTCGAAGCCCCACGCCGGCACCGTACGCCGGTCGCGCCGACCCCGCTGGATCCCGCTGAGTTTGCGGGCCTCGCCGCGTCCACCCGACGCGTGCTGCGTCGCCTGGCCATCCGATCGTTGGCGGCGCTTGGCGCACCCGACGGCGAATCGTTCGTGCAGGATGAAATGCAGCGCCAATTCTCCATACTTGCCGCCAGCGTCTCCGCGGGCCCGCATCGCGAGGCGCGACTCCGCGCCGCCGCGGAACGAGCGCTGGACGAGATGGATGACGCCGAGTGA
- a CDS encoding alkaline phosphatase family protein, producing MLSRFLIAAGLSAVVATPVLAQKVTAGTKPTLVVFITVDQMRGDYYARFKPDLTGGLKRLVQGGAFFENGFQDHAVTETAPGHSTVMSGRFPVHTGIAANAQGVNTSLSPLLGGATETGASPFRFKGTTLTDWMRVADPAMRFLSVSRKDRGAILPIGRAKGDVYWWSGSAGIFTTSTYYADSLPAWVQRFNAERGYAAYAGKTWDLLLPANRYAEPDTVWEESQGSDFLFPHPYPTDTAGVAKILANYPVMDSLTLALALRGLQERQLGAENGRTDLLAISLSTTDAVGHKYGPDSREIHDQIVRLDRYLGKFLDSLFVLRNEKRIVIALTGDHGVTPYPEVHSGRYPNQDAKRVNLDPLVTALRPSLRAAGVNDAAWSFEDGVFSVYNASSFDSAKVNVDSTTHTFAAALRQVPGVMRVDFLTELAKADLARDTIARRWLHMFAPGGTVRLAVTLTPYSYWEATTYATHGMPHDSDAQVPVVFWGAGVRAGAYRDVVRTVDLAPTLAAILGVTPTEAIDGVVLKKAVRAAK from the coding sequence TTGCTTTCTCGATTCCTCATCGCCGCCGGACTTTCGGCGGTCGTTGCGACCCCGGTGCTGGCGCAGAAGGTAACAGCCGGTACCAAGCCGACACTGGTGGTGTTCATCACCGTCGATCAGATGCGTGGTGACTACTACGCGCGCTTCAAACCCGACCTGACCGGCGGGTTGAAGCGGCTGGTGCAGGGCGGGGCCTTCTTCGAAAACGGCTTCCAGGATCACGCCGTCACCGAGACAGCGCCCGGGCACTCCACCGTGATGTCGGGACGGTTCCCAGTGCACACCGGAATCGCCGCGAACGCGCAGGGAGTAAACACCAGTCTCTCGCCCCTGCTGGGTGGGGCCACCGAGACCGGCGCCTCACCATTCCGTTTCAAGGGAACCACCCTGACCGACTGGATGCGCGTCGCGGACCCCGCGATGCGGTTCCTCTCAGTGTCGCGCAAGGACCGAGGGGCCATCCTGCCCATCGGGCGGGCGAAGGGTGACGTGTACTGGTGGAGCGGCAGCGCCGGGATCTTCACGACGAGCACCTACTACGCGGATTCGCTGCCGGCCTGGGTGCAGCGGTTCAACGCCGAACGGGGGTATGCCGCCTACGCCGGGAAGACATGGGACCTTCTCCTGCCGGCCAACCGGTATGCAGAACCGGATACGGTGTGGGAGGAATCCCAAGGCTCCGATTTCCTTTTCCCGCATCCATACCCAACCGACACCGCCGGTGTCGCCAAGATTCTGGCGAACTATCCAGTGATGGATTCGCTCACGCTCGCCCTGGCGCTGCGCGGACTGCAGGAGCGGCAACTCGGCGCCGAAAACGGCCGTACGGACCTGCTGGCCATCTCGCTGTCCACCACCGATGCGGTCGGACACAAGTACGGGCCGGATTCCCGGGAGATACACGACCAGATTGTCCGGCTGGATCGATACCTCGGCAAATTCCTCGATTCTCTCTTCGTGCTGCGCAACGAGAAGCGCATCGTGATTGCCCTCACGGGCGACCATGGCGTGACGCCGTACCCTGAGGTGCATTCGGGGCGCTATCCCAACCAGGATGCGAAGCGCGTGAATCTCGACCCGCTGGTGACCGCCCTCCGCCCGTCGCTTCGCGCGGCGGGGGTGAATGATGCAGCCTGGTCATTCGAGGACGGAGTATTTTCGGTATACAACGCGTCGTCATTCGACAGTGCAAAGGTGAACGTCGATTCCACGACGCATACGTTCGCCGCGGCCCTGCGACAGGTGCCCGGCGTGATGCGCGTTGACTTCCTGACAGAGCTGGCGAAGGCCGATCTGGCCAGGGACACGATTGCGCGGCGCTGGCTGCACATGTTCGCCCCCGGTGGTACCGTCCGCCTTGCGGTCACCCTGACGCCGTACAGCTACTGGGAAGCCACGACGTACGCGACCCACGGCATGCCGCACGACTCCGACGCGCAGGTTCCCGTGGTGTTCTGGGGAGCCGGCGTACGCGCCGGCGCGTACCGCGATGTGGTGCGCACGGTGGACCTCGCACCGACCCTGGCGGCAATTCTTGGTGTCACGCCGACCGAGGCCATCGATGGCGTGGTGCTGAAGAAGGCGGTGCGTGCGGCGAAATAG
- a CDS encoding M15 family metallopeptidase: MRRLFLAVLAWCAALPASAQTDTTAAHATFRITPLRPVETLRAEALSLSPPAGLTGAKAADLVELVTLDSTIQLEIRYATTNNFMGAAMYSQARAFLQRPAAEALVRAHRALAREGFGLRIHDAYRPWYVTWMFWEATPDSQRTFVANPATGSRHNRGAAVDLTLYDRRTGRAVRMPSGYDEFTERAYAEYPGGTAAERERRALLRRYMEAEGFVVNPTEWWHFDYRGWRDYPVLNTPFERMR; the protein is encoded by the coding sequence ATGCGACGCCTTTTCCTCGCCGTGCTCGCGTGGTGCGCTGCGCTTCCGGCGTCGGCTCAGACGGACACGACGGCGGCCCACGCGACCTTCCGCATCACGCCGCTCCGGCCGGTGGAGACCCTGCGCGCCGAAGCACTGTCCCTCTCGCCGCCAGCCGGCCTTACCGGGGCGAAAGCCGCCGACCTGGTGGAGCTCGTCACCCTCGATTCGACGATACAGCTCGAGATTCGCTACGCGACCACGAACAACTTCATGGGCGCGGCCATGTACTCGCAGGCCCGTGCGTTCCTGCAGCGCCCGGCCGCCGAGGCGCTGGTGCGCGCCCACCGGGCGCTCGCTCGCGAAGGGTTCGGATTGCGCATCCACGATGCCTACCGCCCGTGGTACGTGACGTGGATGTTCTGGGAGGCCACCCCTGATTCGCAGCGAACGTTCGTGGCGAATCCCGCCACTGGCTCGCGACACAACCGCGGCGCGGCGGTGGACCTCACGCTGTACGACCGGAGGACCGGCCGTGCCGTGCGCATGCCCAGCGGATACGATGAGTTCACCGAGCGTGCGTACGCGGAGTATCCCGGTGGCACCGCGGCCGAACGGGAACGGCGCGCGCTCCTGCGCCGGTACATGGAAGCCGAGGGATTCGTCGTGAATCCCACCGAGTGGTGGCACTTCGACTACCGCGGCTGGCGGGATTATCCCGTGCTCAACACCCCGTTCGAGCGGATGCGGTAG
- a CDS encoding aldo/keto reductase, with product MTKTPVFLEQRPLGRSGHPTSILGLGTHRLGQGSQKEFVRVVREAIDKGVTVIETAHEYGDGRTERWLGLALADGYRQRITLVAQCCAHLRDYKTAMHQLDETLGRLKTDRVDLWTFHEVIYDNDVEWIYDHGGLDAMQEAREQGKVRFIGFGGHKSPHIHLKLLHRGFTWDAVLMPLNPLDASFRSFEKQVLPETIRSGAAVIGIKPMADGALLQVKGIKPEEALRYSLSLPVSSVICGMESTSVLRKNLRLVTAFRAFHAGEMDALRQKARSVAGDGRAERYKTTQEQDLLAGQLAHGFVAPAKRKG from the coding sequence ATGACCAAGACACCCGTCTTCCTCGAACAACGTCCCCTCGGCCGCAGCGGCCACCCCACGTCCATTCTCGGCCTTGGCACGCATCGCCTGGGTCAGGGGAGCCAGAAAGAGTTCGTGCGCGTCGTTCGCGAGGCCATCGACAAGGGCGTGACCGTGATCGAGACGGCGCACGAGTATGGCGACGGACGCACCGAACGCTGGCTGGGACTCGCGCTCGCGGACGGCTACCGCCAGCGCATAACGCTGGTGGCGCAGTGTTGCGCCCACCTGCGCGACTACAAGACGGCCATGCACCAGCTCGACGAGACACTGGGGCGGCTGAAGACGGATCGCGTGGATCTGTGGACGTTCCACGAGGTCATCTACGACAACGACGTGGAATGGATCTACGATCACGGCGGTCTCGACGCGATGCAGGAAGCGCGCGAACAGGGCAAGGTGCGCTTCATCGGGTTCGGCGGACACAAGTCGCCCCACATTCATCTCAAGCTGCTGCATCGCGGATTCACCTGGGACGCGGTGCTCATGCCGCTGAATCCGCTTGACGCCTCGTTCCGTTCGTTCGAGAAGCAGGTGCTGCCGGAAACGATTCGCAGCGGAGCGGCGGTCATCGGGATCAAGCCGATGGCCGATGGTGCGCTGCTGCAGGTGAAGGGAATCAAGCCCGAGGAAGCATTGCGCTACAGCTTGTCGCTGCCGGTCAGCTCAGTCATTTGCGGCATGGAAAGCACGTCGGTGCTGCGCAAGAACCTGAGACTGGTGACGGCCTTCCGCGCCTTCCATGCCGGTGAAATGGACGCGTTGCGGCAGAAGGCGCGCAGCGTCGCGGGAGACGGCCGCGCCGAACGCTACAAGACCACGCAGGAGCAGGATCTGCTGGCCGGGCAACTCGCGCATGGTTTCGTGGCGCCGGCCAAGAGGAAGGGCTGA
- a CDS encoding fumarate hydratase translates to MTVIKQDDFIQSIHDALQHISYFHPVDYIKALGEAYTLEQGPAAKDAIAQILTNSRMCAEGHRPICQDTGVVVVFLKVGMDVKWDATLSVTDMVNEGVRRAYLQPDNVLRASILADPAFTRKNTRDNTPAVVHYEIVPGDKVEVKVAAKGGGSENKSKFAMLNPSDSIVDWVLKTVPLMGAGWCPPGILGIGIGGTAEKAMIMAKESLMDHIDMAQLKARGPKTKIEELRIELFDKVNALGIGAQGLGGLSTVLDIKIYDYPTHAASLPIAMIPNCAATRHISFTLDGSGAAHLPVPKLSDWPDVTWAPDLNAKSVNLDALTPTEVQSWKTGDRLLLNGKLLTGRDAAHKKIADLFAAGAPLPEGVDFTNRVIYYVGPVDPVRDEVVGPAGPTTSTRMDKYTEMMLAKTGLIGMVGKSERGPAGIEAIRKHKAAYLMAVGGAAYLVAKAIRKSRVVAFKELGMEAIYEFEVENMPVTVAVDSAGNNVHESGPREWQEKIRALPVLV, encoded by the coding sequence ATGACCGTCATCAAGCAGGACGATTTCATCCAGAGCATACACGACGCTCTGCAGCACATCTCCTACTTCCATCCCGTCGATTACATCAAGGCGCTCGGCGAAGCCTACACGCTCGAGCAGGGACCCGCGGCCAAGGACGCGATCGCGCAGATCCTCACCAACTCGCGCATGTGCGCCGAAGGCCATCGCCCCATCTGTCAGGACACGGGTGTCGTCGTGGTCTTCCTGAAGGTCGGCATGGACGTGAAGTGGGACGCCACCTTGAGCGTCACCGACATGGTCAACGAGGGGGTGCGCCGCGCGTACCTGCAGCCCGACAACGTGCTGCGCGCGTCCATTCTCGCCGATCCGGCGTTCACGCGAAAGAACACGCGCGACAACACGCCGGCCGTCGTGCACTACGAGATTGTCCCGGGCGACAAGGTTGAGGTGAAGGTCGCCGCCAAGGGTGGCGGCTCGGAGAACAAGTCCAAGTTCGCCATGCTCAACCCCAGCGATTCCATCGTCGATTGGGTGCTCAAGACCGTCCCGTTGATGGGCGCCGGCTGGTGTCCGCCCGGCATCCTCGGCATCGGCATTGGCGGCACCGCCGAGAAGGCGATGATCATGGCCAAGGAATCGTTGATGGATCACATCGACATGGCGCAGCTCAAGGCGCGCGGCCCGAAGACCAAGATCGAGGAACTGCGCATCGAGCTCTTCGACAAGGTCAACGCCCTTGGCATCGGGGCGCAGGGCCTGGGTGGCCTGTCCACCGTGCTCGACATCAAGATCTACGACTATCCCACGCACGCCGCGTCGCTTCCGATTGCGATGATCCCGAACTGCGCCGCCACGCGTCACATCAGCTTCACGCTCGACGGCTCCGGCGCGGCGCACCTGCCGGTGCCCAAGCTCAGCGACTGGCCGGACGTCACCTGGGCGCCCGATCTCAATGCCAAGTCGGTGAACCTCGACGCACTCACGCCCACCGAAGTTCAATCGTGGAAGACGGGCGACCGTCTGCTGCTCAACGGCAAGCTGCTCACCGGCCGTGATGCCGCCCACAAGAAGATCGCCGACCTCTTCGCCGCCGGCGCCCCGCTGCCCGAGGGCGTCGATTTCACCAATCGCGTGATCTACTACGTCGGCCCCGTTGATCCCGTGCGTGACGAAGTGGTCGGCCCGGCGGGTCCCACGACGTCGACCCGCATGGACAAGTACACCGAGATGATGCTCGCCAAGACGGGACTCATCGGAATGGTCGGCAAGTCCGAGCGCGGTCCCGCCGGCATCGAGGCCATTCGCAAGCACAAGGCCGCGTATCTCATGGCCGTCGGTGGCGCGGCCTATCTGGTCGCAAAAGCCATTCGCAAGTCGCGCGTCGTCGCGTTCAAGGAACTCGGCATGGAAGCGATCTACGAGTTCGAAGTGGAGAACATGCCGGTGACGGTGGCCGTGGATAGCGCAGGCAACAACGTCCACGAAAGCGGCCCGAGGGAATGGCAAGAGAAGATTCGCGCGTTGCCCGTGCTCGTGTAG
- the moeB gene encoding molybdopterin-synthase adenylyltransferase MoeB, with translation MSLSPEELRRYARHLALPQVGAAGQERLRASSVLIVGLGGLGSPAALYLAAAGVGRLGLVDDDCVDESNLQRQVLHGTAAIGRSKVESARQRLHDLNPHVVLEAVAERLTPANALAVIGAYDVVIDGTDQFAVRYLVNDACIITGRPNVYGSVHRFEGQISVFGAPGGPCYRCLFPEPPAPGTVPNCAEGGVLGVLPGIIGSMQAAEAIKLLLGIGTPLIGRLLHFDALTMRTHEVAFARDADCPMCGDRGTRQLLDDYNVFCGTSPAELTTMTSDSIELTPAELKARMSAGWTPWLLDVREPWEYATAQITSATLIPLGDLAHRAHDVPRDTDVVVYCHHGMRSARAVSMLRLDGWHRVFNLSGGIDRWSVEVDSAVPRY, from the coding sequence ATGTCCCTGAGTCCTGAGGAACTTCGCCGGTACGCGCGCCACCTGGCCCTGCCGCAGGTGGGTGCAGCGGGGCAGGAACGCCTCAGGGCGTCGTCGGTGCTCATCGTCGGACTCGGCGGGCTTGGTTCGCCGGCGGCCCTGTACCTCGCGGCCGCTGGCGTGGGGCGTCTTGGGCTCGTGGACGACGACTGCGTGGACGAGAGCAACCTGCAGCGTCAGGTCCTGCACGGGACCGCGGCCATCGGACGCTCGAAGGTCGAATCGGCACGGCAGCGGCTGCACGATCTCAATCCTCACGTCGTCCTCGAGGCGGTGGCCGAACGACTGACGCCCGCGAATGCGCTCGCGGTGATTGGCGCGTACGACGTGGTGATAGATGGCACCGATCAGTTCGCCGTTCGGTACCTCGTCAACGACGCGTGCATCATCACCGGCCGGCCGAACGTGTACGGCAGCGTGCACCGCTTCGAGGGACAGATCTCGGTCTTCGGCGCACCCGGCGGTCCGTGCTATCGCTGCCTTTTCCCGGAGCCGCCGGCGCCGGGCACGGTGCCAAACTGCGCCGAAGGCGGTGTGCTGGGGGTGCTGCCCGGCATCATCGGGAGCATGCAGGCCGCGGAGGCCATCAAGCTCCTTCTCGGCATCGGCACGCCCCTGATCGGCCGCCTGCTGCATTTCGATGCGCTCACGATGCGCACGCATGAAGTTGCCTTCGCGCGGGATGCCGACTGCCCGATGTGCGGCGACCGGGGAACGCGCCAACTGCTCGATGACTACAACGTGTTTTGTGGAACTTCACCGGCCGAATTGACGACGATGACCAGTGACAGCATCGAGCTGACCCCAGCGGAACTCAAGGCGCGGATGAGCGCCGGCTGGACACCCTGGTTGCTCGACGTGCGCGAGCCGTGGGAGTACGCGACCGCCCAGATCACGAGCGCCACGCTGATCCCGCTTGGCGATCTCGCGCACCGCGCGCACGACGTGCCGCGCGACACGGACGTCGTGGTCTACTGCCACCACGGCATGCGCAGCGCCCGCGCGGTGTCGATGCTGCGGCTTGACGGATGGCATCGGGTCTTCAACCTGAGCGGCGGCATCGACCGCTGGAGCGTCGAAGTCGATTCGGCGGTGCCACGCTACTAG